Proteins from a single region of Harmonia axyridis chromosome 4, icHarAxyr1.1, whole genome shotgun sequence:
- the LOC123677868 gene encoding spectrin alpha chain, erythrocytic 1-like — MDQTTLDFFKQAFEQLTKQIQDNHTEIKSNRTAIKESIKSFKNEIKDNCRRMMDNTKRLENTRNEVESKKLEDNERNQNNQEVSKMMEAIPDRKKESLQMTEARRLKLKEYRALQKFLKNVCSVEIWLKQKLQITADESKREPHNLESEIQKHSIFEAEVMDSDERVQSVINEGQELLHSNHYAKDEIAIRLEEIKEDWKRLLELKQIKREKLNEAYQALLFRRSVEEFEVWLGEVEIEHLENYESINEIDEEVQWLSDRKSLAASLDMSISLTAVQSLQKKYRTLEVELNSREHIVKSLMDRAVNMMRSGHEFSNDISEKVKELENRFVMVRDMASLKMLRLQDALELEKFYEESSEAEAWIDDKLLALATSEVGRDEISIQTLQGELSIITAEVEAYQETIDKLSQRCCHLVEREHYDADNIKKREEEIVHKFKKLRQLVAQREVSLSEAFQYFGFLQECTKLQEWIKDQMTNSKIEKHGVDVEHVELLIHAFDTFYASLMNSEARLQSCLISGNALIEAKCRYSAKIQEKMIEVETQWQDLLELVNGLNELLVGAKHVHMFDRRAEEIISWISEKEVDLCYDTNSQDSESNQDLLRKPQTFEGELEVIEDKANFREQEAKKLVEEFPETNEHIDSKREDTLEAYKYLVVCAERKKYNLQQLEPSRGYINQDIAEKFKILKLGLGTWKKQKDICDQNLDVQLFKKEVSVFVNWLITRDDALKEEKLEDLIGTYCDFEERIKVREKTVR, encoded by the exons ATGGATCAGACAACCTTGGATTTCTTTAAGCAAGCTTTTGAGCAACTAACCAAGCAAATACAGGATAACCATACAGAAATTAAATCCAACAGAACAGCAATAAAGGAAAGCATCAAatcgtttaaaaatgaaataaaggatAATTGTAGAAGAATGATGGATAACACGAAAAGGTTAGAGAATACTAGAAATGAGGTTGAATCGAAGAAACTGGAGGACAATGAAAGGAACCAGAATAATCaggaagtgtcaaaaatgatgGAAGCTATACCAGATAGAAAAAAAGAAAGTTTGCAAATGACGGAAGCCAGAAGACTGAAACTGAAAGAATACAGGGCCCTTCAGAAATTCCTGAAGAATGTTTGCAGCGTGGAGATCTGGTTGAAACAAAAGCTTCAAATAACGGCAGATGAGAGCAAAAGGGAACCTCATAACCTGGAAAGTGAAATCCAGAAGCATTCTATATTTGAAGCAGAGGTTATGGACAGCGATGAAAGAGTGCAAAGCGTAATAAACGAGGGACAAGAGTTACTACATTCGAATCACTATGCCAAAGATGAAATAGCCATAAGGCTAGAAGAAATCAAAGAGGATTGGAAGAGACTGTTGGAACTCAAGCAGATCAAACGGGAAAAGCTGAACGAGGCATATCAAGCACTGCTCTTCAGGAGGTCCGTCGAAGAGTTTGAGGTTTGGCTAGGTGAAGTCGAGATTGAA CACCTAGAGAACTACGAGAGCATCAACGAGATAGATGAGGAGGTACAGTGGTTGAGCGATAGGAAATCGCTGGCAGCGTCTTTGGACATGAGTATCAGTCTTACCGCGGTCCAGAGCTTACAGAAAAAGTATCGGACGCTGGAGGTCGAGCTGAACTCAAGGGAACACATCGTGAAAAGTTTGATGGATAGGGCAGTCAACATGATGAGATCCGGTCATGAGTTCTCCAATGATATCAGTGAGAAGGTGAAGGAATTGGAGAATCGATTTGTGATGGTAAGGGATATGGCCAGTCTGAAGATGTTGAGGTTACAAGATGCCCTTGAATTGGAAAAGTTTTACGAGGAGAGTTCAGAAGCTGAGGCCTGGATTGATGACAAGTTGTTGGCTCTGGCAACAAGTGAGGTTGGTAGAGATGAGATTTCCATTCAGACGTTGCAGGGAGAGCTGAGTATAATAACTGCTGAAGTTGAAGCTTACCAGGAAACGATCGATAAATTATCCCAGAGATGTTGCCATCTTGTGGAAAGAGAGCACTACGATGCAGATAACATCAAGAAAAGAGAGGAAGAAATAGTGCACAAGTTCAAGAAGTTACGTCAGCTAGTGGCTCAGAGGGAAGTTTCCCTCTCTGAAGCCTTCCAGTATTTCGGGTTCCTCCAAGAGTGCACCAAGCTCCAAGAATGGATCAAGGACCAGATGACcaattccaaaattgaaaagcaTGGAGTTGATGTCGAGCATGTGGAACTTCTAATTCATGCCTTCGACACTTTTTACGCTAGTTTAATGAATAGCGAGGCAAGGCTCCAATCATGTTTAATCAGTGGAAATGCTCTGATAGAAGCTAAATGCAGATATAGCGCCAAGATCCAGGAGAAGATGATTGAGGTCGAGACTCAATGGCAGGATCTTTTGGAGCTGGTAAACGGTCTGAATGAACTCTTGGTCGGAGCAAAACATGTGCATATGTTCGATAGAAGAGCTGAAGAAATAATCTCTTGGATAAGCGAGAAAGAAGTTGACTTGTGCTACGATACCAATAGTCAAGACTCGGAAAGTAACCAAGATTTGCTCAGAAAACCTCAGACTTTTGAAGGCGAGTTGGAAGTGATCGAGGACAAGGCGAACTTTAGAGAGCAAGAGGCCAAGAAACTTGTCGAGGAATTCCCAGAAACCAATGAGCACATTGACAGCAAGAGAGAAGATACGCTGGAAGCTTACAAATATCTTGTTGTGTGCGCAGAGAGAAAGAAATATAACTTGCAGCAATTGGAACCATCCCGAGGTTATATTAACCAAGATATTGCCGAGAAGTTCAAGATCCTGAAGCTTGGATTAGGGACTTGGAAGAAGCAAAAGGATATCTGCGATCAGAACCTGGACGTTCAGTTATTCAAGAAGGAGGTGTCCGTATTCGTGAATTGGCTGATAACGAGGGACGACGCTCTCAAGGAAGAGAAACTGGAAGATCTGATCGGGACGTATTGCGACTTTGAGGAGAGGATCAAAGTTCGAGAGAAGACTGTTAG GTAG